The Mycobacteriales bacterium genome contains the following window.
TGCTGTTCCTGTTCCTCATCGTCGTACTCCTGCCGCAGGCGCAGCTGCGGATCGGCCAGATCAAGGGCATCTCCTCGGTGCCGGTGCCCTCGGCGCGGCGTACGACGGGGTTCGGCATCGCCTTCGTCGTCGGTGTCGGCCTGATCTCGGCGGTCATGCTCGACGACGCGCAGACGTTCAACTTCGGCATCGGGCTGGCCTACGCGCTGATCGCGCTGTCGCTGGTGCCGCTGACCGGCTACGGCGGCTACCTGTCGCTGGCGCCGTTCACGTTCGCCGGCATCGGGGCCGTGGTCGTCGCCCGGATCTTCCCGCACGGCTCTCCGCTGGGCCTCGTCGTCGGCGCGCTCGCGGCTGCCGCCGTCGGCGCAGTGGTCTCGTTGCCTCTGTTGCGCCTGCGCGGTCTCTACCTCGCGCTCGGCACGATCGCGTTCGCCGACCTGATGGACAAGCTGGTCTTCCAGGCGAGCTGGGCGTTCGGCTACGGGGGCAGCCGGCCGGTGGACCGCATCGGGCTGTTCGGCATGCAGCTGAATTCCGAGCGCGACTACCTGCTGCTCATCGCGGTGGTGTTCGCGCTCGTCGCCGCCGGCGTGCTGGCCATCCGTCGCGGCCCCTACGGCCGGCTGCTGGTCGCCATGCGCGACAGTCCGGCCGCATGCGGCACCCTCGGCCTCGACCTCACTCGCACCCGCGTCCTGCTGTTCACGCTCTCGGCGGGCATCGCCGGGCTGGGCGGCACCCTCTACGCCGGCCTGCGGACGTCGACCGGTCCGGCCGACTTCACCTTGTTCTCGAGCCTGCCGCTGGTGCTGCTCGCCGTCGTCGGGGGCGTCACGTCGATCAGCGGGGTCGCTCTCGGCGGCATGCTGTGGATGCTCCTGCCGGTGCTGCAGAGCAAGTCGCAGAGCCTCGGTGGCCTGGTGTTCATGCTGATCGGCGCCGGAGCGCTGCTGCTCGGGCGCAACCCCAACGGCCTGGCCAGCTATGCCTTCCTCGCCGGTCGCTGGTTCGAGTCGCTGCTGCGCCGCGGCCGGCCGGGGCCGCCGGCGCTGGCGGAGGAGGAGACCGACGAGGGGTTCGCCTTCGCACACGGCGAGGGGGTGCAGCTCAGTGGCTCTTCTTGAGGTCGACAACGTGGTCGTCCGCTTCGGCGGGGTGACCGCGGTCGACCGCGCGACGTTCACGGCGGAGGCCGGCGACGTGACGGGCCTGATCGGGCCGAACGGCGCCGGCAAGACGACGTTGTTCAACGTCATCACCGGCCTGCAGTCGCCGGGTGCGGGTGTCGTCCGCTTCGACGGATCCGACATCACCGGCTACACGACGCACCAGCGCGCACGCCTGGGCATCGCGCGCACGTTCCAGCGGCTCGAGGCGTTCGGCTCGCTGTCGGTCTGGGACAACGTGCTCACCGCCGCGGAGATCCACCGGCGCTGGCAGCGCGACGCAGGTGACCCCAGGCACGTCACGGCCGACCTCGTCGAGCGTGTCGGCATCGCCGGGTTCTCCCACCAGCGGGCCGACTCCGTGCCCACCGGCACGGCGCGACTGCTCGAGCTGGCCCGAGCGCTCGCCATCGAGCCCCGGCTGCTGCTCCTCGACGAGCCGTCGTCGGGGCTCGGGGAGAGCGAGACCGAGACGTTCGGCGACCTGCTGCGGGTGCTCGCACTGGACGGGCGGGCGGTCCTCATGGTCGAGCACGACATGGATCTCGTGATGCGGGTATGCGACGTCATCCACGTGCTCGACTTCGGGCAGGTCATCGCGACTGGCACCCCGGCCGAGATCCGGGCTAACCCGAAGGTGATGCAGGCGTATCTCGGGACCTACGCCGACGTTGTCACCTCTGCGGAGCAGGTCGAGAGCGAGGAGGTCGAGGCACCCCGTGGCTGACCCCATCCTCGAGATCCTGGACGTGCGCGCGGCCTACGGCCGCATCGAGGTGCTGCACGGCGTCGACCTGACGGTCCCGCGCGGGTCCGTGGTGGCATTGCTCGGCCCCAACGGGGCGGGCAAGACGACACTGCTCAAGGTCATCAGCGGGCTGATGCGCCCGACCGCGGGACACGTCCACCTCGCCGGCGTACACGTCAACGACGCCGGACCCGACGACCTCGCCCGCGCGGGGTTGTGCACGATCCCCGAGGGGCGCGGCATCTTCCCGAACCTCACCGTGCGCGACAACCTTCGGCTGGTGGCCTACGCCGGCGGCAGCGAGGCCAACGTCTTCGACACGGCCTACTCCTACTTCCCGCGGCTCGGGGAGCGGCGTAACCAGGTCGCCGGCACGCTGTCCGGCGGCGAGCAGCAGATGCTGGCGATGGCCCGCGCGCTCGCGAGCAGCCCCGGGCTGCTCCTGCTCGACGAGCTGTCGATGGGACTCGCGCCCCTGATCGTGGAGCAGCTCTACTCCGTGGTGGCCCAGATCGCCGAGGCAGGGGTTTCGGTGCTCGTCGTCGAACAGTTCGCTGCAATGGCGCTCGGTGTCGCGGAGTACGCCGCCGTCATGCAGGGCGGTCGCATCACCGCCGTCGGTCAGCCCGACGACATCGGTGATGCGCTGTCGCGTGCCTACCTCGGGGGAGCGGCATGAGGGTGCGAATGCTGGCCGCGGCCGGCCTGCTGATCGTCGGCGCAGGCATGCCGCTCGTGGGCGCGGCCTACGCCGACAGCGGGTCCGACGGCGGGTCCGGCACCGGCGCCGCGATCGGCGGCTACACCGCCGACACCAGCTCGACGCCGGTGTCCGTGCAGGTCTACGAGCCGGTCATCCCGCTGCCGGTGCAGCCGGGCAAGCCTCAGGGCGAGCTCGACCTGTCGTTCACCAACGTGAGCAGCAGCACCGGCCCGTCGAACGTCGCGACCGCCAGCAGCCTCTGGCCCGGTGCGGGTCTCGGCGACGGCTTCACGACGCTCACCCAGACCTTCGGGCTGGGCGCCGCCGACTACCCGGTCAAGGCCCAGGCGTCCTACCCGGGCGGCCCGCCCTCCTCGACCCAGGGCGCCCCGCCGGTCGCGACGATGGCCAGCACCGCCGACGAAAAGAGCGCCACCGCGGCAGCGACCGTGGCCGACCTGCTGCCCGCGGGCAACGCGCTGGTCGACGCCGGCCAGATCTCCTCGCGAAGCGCCACCACAGTCGCCGACGACAAGGTGAGTGCGGCGACGACCTCGCTCGCCCAGGACCTGTCGCTCGCCGGTGGCCTGATCGATATCGCGACCGTGCGCACCGCCGCGACGCTGACGAGCACGGCGGCCGACTCGTCGTCGACCGGGGCGCTCGCGATCACGGGGCTGAGCATCGCCGGGTTCCAGTTCTCCGTGGACCAGGACGGGGTGCACGCCAGCGGGCAGGGCCAGTCGTTGCCCAAGCTGCCCATCCCCGGGCTGCCGACCCAGCCGGTCGACGCGCTCAAGGCGATGGGCATCACGTTCAGCGGACCGACGGTCGAGAAGCACGTCGCGGGTACGACCGCGACCTACCAGGCGCGGGCTCTCGAGATCTCGATCGACACCGTGCCGCTCAAGAACGCGCTGGAGAGCCTGACGCACTACCAGGACACCTACCAGCAGCTGGTGGGTTCGCTGCCCGATCAGCTTCAGCAGGTGGTCAACAACCCGCAGGTGCCTTCCCTGGTCGAGCTCGGCCCGCGCATCGTCTACGACCTGGGGCTGGTCACCGCCAAGACCACCGCGTCCGCGCAGTACACCTATAACTTCCCGACGCTGCCGGTCCCGGGGCCGCCGGTGAGCGCGTCGCTCGGCGGCACCGGGCTGCCGGCTCTGCCGGGGTCGTCGATGGGTGACCTTGGTGGGGTGACCGGCCCGGCGCCGTCGGTCGCGCCGTCCGACCAGGGACCGGTCGTCGCCGGCGGTGCGCAGAAGGCCAGCGCTCTCGCGTCGCCGTTCGACGGCCTGCCCGCCTGGACCGTGCTCGTCGCGCTCGCGGCGGCTGCTGCGATCGGGTGGGGCCTGCGCCGGCTGGCGATGATGGCGGGCATGCTGCCGGCGGGCGGGGCGGCCTGCCGGCTCGGTGCCGGCAGCGGCGTACCGAACCTGCGGGAGGGATGATGGCGTTCACCAGCGCGATCGTGCGTCGGATCCGCCCGACCTTGGCCGATCCCGACCGGGCCGAGCCCGGCGCGCGTCACCGCGACAGCGCGCTCTCCGTCCAGCGGGTGCTCTTCGGGCTGACGCTCGTTGGTGGCATCCTGCTGCCGGCCGGCATCGCCGTGATCGTGCTCGGTTGGTACGGCGCCGCGCACACGCCCTACACGTTCGAGCAGAACTCCTACCTGATCTCCGGCGGGCTGCTCGGTCTAGGGCTCGTCCTCGTCGGCGGTTTCCTCTACTTCGGGGCGTGGATCGCCCGGCTTGCGGAGAACCAGCGTTCGCACAACGAGCAGCTGCTCGCCGCCATCCAGCGGCTCCCGCTCGCCGCCCAGCAGGCCGAGACGGTCCGCGCGGCGACGTTCGTCGCGACCCCGACAGGCACGATGCTGCACCGGCCGGACTGCGCGATCGTGCTCGGGCGCTCCGACGTCCGAGAGGTGCCCGACGACCCGCGGTTCAAGTCGTGCCGGCTGTGCGACCCGCGCGGAGAGGCACAGGCCTGATCATCGTGTCGTGACCGTCGACGGCGACCTGGTGGCGCGACTGCGTGCCGCCGGCTGCGTCTTTGCCGGAGACGAGGCGCGGTTGCTGCTGGGTGAAGCAGCCTCTCCGTCGGAGCTGGCAGCGCTGCTCGCGCGCCGCGAGTCCGGTGAGCCGTTGGAGCAGGTGCTCGGCTGGGTCGAGTTCTGCGGTCGTCGCGTGCACGTCGCCCCGGGTGTCTTCGTGCCGCGTCGGCGTACGGAGTGGTTGGTGTCGTGCGCCGCCGCCGTCACGCCGGCCGGCGCGGTCCTCGTCGAGCTGTGCTGCGGTGTCGGCGCGGTGGCGCGGGTCCTGGGCGAGGCGACCCGTTGCCGGGAGCTGCATGCGGCCGACATCGACCCGATCGCCGTGGCTTGCGCGAAGCGCAACCTGGATTCCGTCGGCGGTGAGGTGTGGTGCGGGGACCTGTATGACGCGTTGCCGGGTCGCCTGCGCGGCCGCATCGACGTGCTCGTGGCGAATGCGCCGTACGTCCCGTCAAGCGACGTTTCGTCGATGCCGCGAGAGGCGCGCGAGCACGAGCCGTTGCACGCTCTGGACGGTGGGTCGGACGGGGTCGACGTTCAGCGACGCATCGCCTCGGCGGCCGGCGATTGGCTCTCACCGCGCGGGCACCTTCTTGTCGAGACCAGCGGTCGGCAGGGGCCGCTGACCGTCGCGGCGTTCCGGGCGGGCGGGCTGGCCGCGCGGGTCGAGCGCGACGAGGAGCTCGACGCCACCGTCGTCATCGGCTCGCACTTGTGACCCGGTCCGGTGAAACACTGGTGCGCATGCTTGAACCCATCGCGACCCGGCCCCACATGCCCGGCTACGGCACGCTGCCGGCCGACCAGGGGAGTGGTCTGCTGCCGTGGTCGTGGGCGGTCGATCGGCTGACCCGTTCACATGACTACTGGGTCGCCACGGTGCGTCCCGACGGAGCGCCGCACGTCATGCCGGTGTGGGGCGTCTGGCTCGACGACGCGGTGTGGTTCAGCTCGGCCCTGTCTTCTCGCAAGGCCCGCAACCTCGCGACAAATGCTCGATGCAGCGTGGCGACTGACGACGCGCACGAACCGGTCGTGCTGGAGGGCCACGCCGATCAAGTGAGCGAGCACAACGCGATGCAGCGCTTCACCGACGCGGTCAATGCGAAGTACGACGCGACGATCTCGCTCGAGTTCTACGCCGGGAGCGGCAACGGGGTCTGGCGGGTGCCACCCGGCACGGCCTTCGCGCTCACCGAGGACGACTTCACCGGCTCACCGACGCGATGGAGGTTCTGAAGGAGAGACTCATCCGACGGCGAATCCTCTGGCGTGGCGTCGTACGAGATCTCTCGCCGCGGCCTGCTCAAGGGCATGGCCGCCACCAGTGCGCTGTGGGCCCTTCCGGCCTACGCCGGGATGAGCAGGCATACGTCGGGGCCGCCGCTGCGCAAGCCCGGTAGCCGGCCGTTTGCCAACGTGCCGGCGGGCACCGACATGCTGCCTCAGATCGAGCACATCGTCGTCGTGATGATGGAGAACCACTCCTTCGACAACTACTTCGGCATGCTCGGCCGCGGTGACGGGTTCACCCTCGACCGGCGGGGGCAGCCGACCGCGGTCAACGACGACAGCAGTGGAAATCCGGTGCGGGCCTATCACGCGCCGAGTACCTGCCAGTCGCACTACGACGTCAGCCAGAGCTGGACGGCGAGCCACACCGCCTGGGACTACGGGCGCATGGACGGCTTCGTGCGCGGGTCGAGCCGTGACGCGATGGCCTACTGGACCGGCGCGGACCTGCCCTACTACTACGACCTGGGCCGCACGTTCGTGCTCTGCGATCGCTACTTCGCCTCGACGATGGCTCAGACCTATCCCAACCGCCGGTTCCTCATGGCGGCCACCGCGCTGGGTCAGGTGAGCGATCCGCTGCCGAGCCCCACCGACCCGGCGCCGCCCAACGGCACGATCTTCGACCGGCTCAACGCCTACGGCATCTCGTGGAAGAACTACTTCGTCGACCTCGCGACCTGCATGCTGTTTCCCTCGGTGCCGGAGAGCAACCCGCAGCACCTCGCGCCGACCGCGCAGTTCTTCGTCGACGCAGCCGCGGGCACGCTGCCCGGGTTCTGCATCGTCGACACCGAGTTCAACCAGGCGTCGGAGGAGAACCCGCAGGACATCCAGACAGGTGAGGAGTTCGCGGCTCGGGTCATCAACGCCGCGATGACCGGGGCCGCCTGGGACAAGACCTTGCTGATCTGGACCTACGACGAGCACGGCGGCTACTACGACCACGTGCGGCCGCCGCGCGCGGTGCCTCCCGACGGGATCCCGCCGCAGGTCACGCAGACCTACGGCGACCTCTACTCCTACTACGGCCTGCGCGTCCCCACCGTCGTGGTGTCGCCCTATGCGCGCAAGGACTACGTCTCGCACGTCGTCCACGACCACACGTCGATCCTCAAGCTGGTCGAGACGAAGTGGAACCTGCCGGCGCTCACCTACCGCGACGCCAACGCGAGCAACCTGCTCGACACGCTCGACCTGCGCGGTCGGCCGGCGTTCCTCGACCCGCCGACGCTCGCCGACCCCGCCGCACCGACGGGCGCGATCGCCTGTTACGCCAGCGACCCGACCGTGCCTGGCGCGTAGCCGTAGCCAAGAGCCCTCGCGCGCAGCATCATCGCGCCATGGGCTTCTACGACGACCGCGTGCTGCCGCACTTCATCAACGCGGCGATGAACAACAAGCACCTTCGGGACATTCGCGCGCGGGTCTGCGGCGACTTGAAGGGCGACGTCGTCGAGATCGGATTCGGGACCGGCCACAACCTGCCGTTCCTGCCCGCCGGCGTCGCGACCGTGCGGGCGGTCGAGCCGTCGCAACGGTCGGTGCGGTTGGCTGCATCTCGGATGGCGGCGACGCGCGCTGCCGTCGAGGTGGTCGGTCTCGACGGTCAACGGCTCGAGGTCGACGACGCCTCGGCGGATGCGGTGCTGTGCACGTGGAGCCTCTGCACGATCCCCGATCCGGTCGCTGCCGTGAAGGAGATGCGGCGCGTCCTTCGGCCGGGCGGCACGTTGCACTTCGCCGAGCACGGTCGCTCGCCGGATACCGCCGTACGCCGGTGGCAGGACCGGCTCAACGGCCTCCAGCGGAAGATCGCCGGGGGCTGCAACCTCAACCGCGACATTCCCGCCATCATCCGCGAGGGTGGCTTCGACATCGGCAGGCTGGAGACGTTCTACAACCAGGGGACGCCGAAGTTCATCGGTTACACGTACGAGGGCACGGCTTCAGCCGGCTGAGCAGTTGTGGCCGCTTCACAGGTGGAAGGCGGCACGCATTGAACGGGCCGATGCGGCCTTGCCCAGTAGCGGTAGTGAGAGCAGCTCTTCCGTCGTACGCAGCAGGGAGTAGTGGCCGAAGTCGTCGCCGACTCGCAGTCCCATGGGGACGGATGCCGCGAGGACCAGGCAGGCGACGTGGTTGCTGTCGCTGCCGCCCTCGGCCTCGTCCCAAGTCAGAAACACGACGGTGCGCCCGCTGCGGTAGTCGGGCGTGCCGGTGATGAGCGGGATCCACTCCCGCAGCCAGCGATCGCCGGTCGAGACCGAGCAGTCGTGCATGTCGTGACAGATGTTGGGCGTCACGAAGCTGAAGGCAGGAAGCGTGCCGTCGCGCAGCGCCGTCGCGAGCGGTCCGGTCTGCGGGCTGCCCAACGGTACGTCCCACTGCCGGCAGCGCTCCCGGATCGCCGTGTAGTAGGCCGCTGGGTTGTGCTTCGTCGCGTAGCCGTCCGTCGACGACTGCGCGCAGTTCGAAGGCATCGACTCCTCGTAGGAGCGCCAGGACTGCCCTGCGTCTTGGAGCTGCTGGAAGATGCTCCGTCCTCGCACCGGGCAGTCACCCGGGCTGCAGTCGCTGTGCACGCCGGCCGTGGAGCCGCCGGTGGCCGCCAGGTAGTTCGGCAGCGACGGATGCGTCACCGCCTGGTAGTTCGTCGCGAGCCCGCACTCGGTGGCAAGTGTGTTGATGTACGGCGCATTCCGCGATCCGACGATTGAGGCGGACTCCTTGTTCTCCATGAAGATCCAGATGACGAGCCGCTGGCCGGCGGGCGGGGTGGGGGTGCCACTGCACGGAGCGCTGGCGGGTGACTGCGCCGGCACCCGCGAGGGAGTCGTCGCGTGAGTCAGCCCCGGCGTCGCGGGACGAGCGCCCAGGCCGGACGTGCTGTTGCTGCAGGCTGCCGAGACCGCCAGGACGAGGGTCAGCGCAAGCACTGAGCCGGCGCGCGACGACATCGGCAACGACCTCACGGAGACAGCCAATCATCCGGCGTGGGCCATGATGCCTCTGTGATCGAGGACCGCTTGCGCGAGCTGGGTTTCACGCTGCCCCCGGTGTTCCCTCCGGCCGGCAACTATCTGGGCTGCGTCGTCGACGGCGACCTCGTCCATGTCGGCGGGCACGGTCCGGTCAACGGCGACCGCATCGTGACCGGCAAGGTCGGCGCCGACCTGACCCTCGAGCAGGGCCGCGAGGCCGCGCGCATGGCGGCGCTCTCGATGCTGGCGACGTTGAGCGCGGAGCTCGGTGGCCTGGACCGTGTGAGCCGCGTCGTCAAGCTCTTCGGCATGGTCAACTGCGCGCCGGGATTCAACCGGACGCCGGCCGTCATCGACGGCGCCAGCGACCTGCTCGTAGAGATCTTCGGCGACGCGGGACGACACGCGCGCAGTGCCGTGGGGATGGCGGAGCTGCCGTTCGACATCGCGGTCGAGGTCGAGATGACCGTGCGAATCGCCTGACGAGCCGGCTCGGTCACCAGTCGGCCGGTCCGCTGCCCGGCCGCGTCGGCAGGTTGCCCGATCTGCGCGCGAGCTCGGTGGCGGTGACGGCCTGACCGCCGCAGTGCGGGCACCGCGTCGCGTCGAACAGCACTTCGCGGCGGCAGCCGGCGCACCAGAGCGGGTCGCGGTCCTCCTCGTCGGGGTCTTCGCGGACCACCGAGGGCGAGTCGTGCTTCTTGACCAGACGCCGGATCCCGGGCGCCCGCCCCACGCGCGTGATGATGCCCACGCCTCAGTGTGACCCGTTACCGCCCGCCTGGGTCCCGCGTCTGATCATCCGGTGGCACTCTGACCTCGTGAGCAACCACGCGCATCGCCGCAGGGCGGCAGGTCCTGTCTCGTCGGACCGGCCGGCCTTCTGGCGTCGGGTGCGCTTGTTCCTGGCGTGGTTCTTCGCGCCCCGGGCCTTTCCGTCGGCATGGCAGCGCCGGCCC
Protein-coding sequences here:
- a CDS encoding ABC transporter ATP-binding protein, with protein sequence MADPILEILDVRAAYGRIEVLHGVDLTVPRGSVVALLGPNGAGKTTLLKVISGLMRPTAGHVHLAGVHVNDAGPDDLARAGLCTIPEGRGIFPNLTVRDNLRLVAYAGGSEANVFDTAYSYFPRLGERRNQVAGTLSGGEQQMLAMARALASSPGLLLLDELSMGLAPLIVEQLYSVVAQIAEAGVSVLVVEQFAAMALGVAEYAAVMQGGRITAVGQPDDIGDALSRAYLGGAA
- a CDS encoding RidA family protein gives rise to the protein MIEDRLRELGFTLPPVFPPAGNYLGCVVDGDLVHVGGHGPVNGDRIVTGKVGADLTLEQGREAARMAALSMLATLSAELGGLDRVSRVVKLFGMVNCAPGFNRTPAVIDGASDLLVEIFGDAGRHARSAVGMAELPFDIAVEVEMTVRIA
- a CDS encoding alkaline phosphatase family protein; its protein translation is MASYEISRRGLLKGMAATSALWALPAYAGMSRHTSGPPLRKPGSRPFANVPAGTDMLPQIEHIVVVMMENHSFDNYFGMLGRGDGFTLDRRGQPTAVNDDSSGNPVRAYHAPSTCQSHYDVSQSWTASHTAWDYGRMDGFVRGSSRDAMAYWTGADLPYYYDLGRTFVLCDRYFASTMAQTYPNRRFLMAATALGQVSDPLPSPTDPAPPNGTIFDRLNAYGISWKNYFVDLATCMLFPSVPESNPQHLAPTAQFFVDAAAGTLPGFCIVDTEFNQASEENPQDIQTGEEFAARVINAAMTGAAWDKTLLIWTYDEHGGYYDHVRPPRAVPPDGIPPQVTQTYGDLYSYYGLRVPTVVVSPYARKDYVSHVVHDHTSILKLVETKWNLPALTYRDANASNLLDTLDLRGRPAFLDPPTLADPAAPTGAIACYASDPTVPGA
- a CDS encoding pyridoxamine 5'-phosphate oxidase family protein → MLEPIATRPHMPGYGTLPADQGSGLLPWSWAVDRLTRSHDYWVATVRPDGAPHVMPVWGVWLDDAVWFSSALSSRKARNLATNARCSVATDDAHEPVVLEGHADQVSEHNAMQRFTDAVNAKYDATISLEFYAGSGNGVWRVPPGTAFALTEDDFTGSPTRWRF
- a CDS encoding choice-of-anchor P family protein → MRVRMLAAAGLLIVGAGMPLVGAAYADSGSDGGSGTGAAIGGYTADTSSTPVSVQVYEPVIPLPVQPGKPQGELDLSFTNVSSSTGPSNVATASSLWPGAGLGDGFTTLTQTFGLGAADYPVKAQASYPGGPPSSTQGAPPVATMASTADEKSATAAATVADLLPAGNALVDAGQISSRSATTVADDKVSAATTSLAQDLSLAGGLIDIATVRTAATLTSTAADSSSTGALAITGLSIAGFQFSVDQDGVHASGQGQSLPKLPIPGLPTQPVDALKAMGITFSGPTVEKHVAGTTATYQARALEISIDTVPLKNALESLTHYQDTYQQLVGSLPDQLQQVVNNPQVPSLVELGPRIVYDLGLVTAKTTASAQYTYNFPTLPVPGPPVSASLGGTGLPALPGSSMGDLGGVTGPAPSVAPSDQGPVVAGGAQKASALASPFDGLPAWTVLVALAAAAAIGWGLRRLAMMAGMLPAGGAACRLGAGSGVPNLREG
- a CDS encoding ABC transporter ATP-binding protein is translated as MALLEVDNVVVRFGGVTAVDRATFTAEAGDVTGLIGPNGAGKTTLFNVITGLQSPGAGVVRFDGSDITGYTTHQRARLGIARTFQRLEAFGSLSVWDNVLTAAEIHRRWQRDAGDPRHVTADLVERVGIAGFSHQRADSVPTGTARLLELARALAIEPRLLLLDEPSSGLGESETETFGDLLRVLALDGRAVLMVEHDMDLVMRVCDVIHVLDFGQVIATGTPAEIRANPKVMQAYLGTYADVVTSAEQVESEEVEAPRG
- a CDS encoding alkaline phosphatase family protein: MSSRAGSVLALTLVLAVSAACSNSTSGLGARPATPGLTHATTPSRVPAQSPASAPCSGTPTPPAGQRLVIWIFMENKESASIVGSRNAPYINTLATECGLATNYQAVTHPSLPNYLAATGGSTAGVHSDCSPGDCPVRGRSIFQQLQDAGQSWRSYEESMPSNCAQSSTDGYATKHNPAAYYTAIRERCRQWDVPLGSPQTGPLATALRDGTLPAFSFVTPNICHDMHDCSVSTGDRWLREWIPLITGTPDYRSGRTVVFLTWDEAEGGSDSNHVACLVLAASVPMGLRVGDDFGHYSLLRTTEELLSLPLLGKAASARSMRAAFHL
- a CDS encoding class I SAM-dependent methyltransferase, translated to MGFYDDRVLPHFINAAMNNKHLRDIRARVCGDLKGDVVEIGFGTGHNLPFLPAGVATVRAVEPSQRSVRLAASRMAATRAAVEVVGLDGQRLEVDDASADAVLCTWSLCTIPDPVAAVKEMRRVLRPGGTLHFAEHGRSPDTAVRRWQDRLNGLQRKIAGGCNLNRDIPAIIREGGFDIGRLETFYNQGTPKFIGYTYEGTASAG
- a CDS encoding ABC transporter permease, translating into MNAFIAYTVFGFVTGGAYAIAASGLVLTYTTSRIFNVAHGAIGMVMAFVFWQLEVKSGLPTWLSVFLVICVIAPLFGALVERFAMRRLAGQDVSVSLVVTIGLMVLLIGVAQQVWPPAARTVPAFFPNSYVHLGSATITGDQILTIALAGLVAVLLYVLLSRARVGVAMRAVVDNTDLLALHGARPNRLSGLSWAIGSSLAALAGILLVTTIGLDYYELTLLVVSAYAAAVLGRLQNLTLTFVGAIVLGLAQSYVQGYVPLSGALNGLPPAIPVLFLFLIVVLLPQAQLRIGQIKGISSVPVPSARRTTGFGIAFVVGVGLISAVMLDDAQTFNFGIGLAYALIALSLVPLTGYGGYLSLAPFTFAGIGAVVVARIFPHGSPLGLVVGALAAAAVGAVVSLPLLRLRGLYLALGTIAFADLMDKLVFQASWAFGYGGSRPVDRIGLFGMQLNSERDYLLLIAVVFALVAAGVLAIRRGPYGRLLVAMRDSPAACGTLGLDLTRTRVLLFTLSAGIAGLGGTLYAGLRTSTGPADFTLFSSLPLVLLAVVGGVTSISGVALGGMLWMLLPVLQSKSQSLGGLVFMLIGAGALLLGRNPNGLASYAFLAGRWFESLLRRGRPGPPALAEEETDEGFAFAHGEGVQLSGSS
- a CDS encoding putative protein N(5)-glutamine methyltransferase; translated protein: MTVDGDLVARLRAAGCVFAGDEARLLLGEAASPSELAALLARRESGEPLEQVLGWVEFCGRRVHVAPGVFVPRRRTEWLVSCAAAVTPAGAVLVELCCGVGAVARVLGEATRCRELHAADIDPIAVACAKRNLDSVGGEVWCGDLYDALPGRLRGRIDVLVANAPYVPSSDVSSMPREAREHEPLHALDGGSDGVDVQRRIASAAGDWLSPRGHLLVETSGRQGPLTVAAFRAGGLAARVERDEELDATVVIGSHL